One part of the Arvicanthis niloticus isolate mArvNil1 chromosome 15, mArvNil1.pat.X, whole genome shotgun sequence genome encodes these proteins:
- the Tfec gene encoding transcription factor EC isoform X3, with product MMKEKEKTIAIVKVIDPSKLKLLSGSILDVYSDEQGISPVNAGLTNASCPSILHMKKEIAETDSRALAKERQKKDNHNLIERRRRYNINYRIKELGTLIPKSNDPDMRWNKGTILKASVDYIKWLQKEQQRARELEHRQKKLEHANRQLRLRIQELEIQARAHGLPILASLSTADFGTHITKQQTHTEKNSVGCCQQLTPSQGTSPEFYEQGVAFSDPLSHFTDLSFSAALKEEQRLDGMLLSDTICPFGTDPLLSAISPAVSKASSQSSLSSEDGDEL from the exons AtgatgaaggagaaagagaaaaccatCGCTATTGTGAAGGTTATAGACCCTTCCAAGTTGAAACTG ttatcTGGTAGTATTTTGGATGTATACAGTGATGAGCAGGGCATTTCTCCAGTTAATGCTGGTCTTACGAATGCCTCTTGTCCAAGTATTCTACACATGAAAAAGGAAATTGCAG AAACTGACAGTAGAGCTTTGgcgaaggagagacagaaaaaggacaACCACAATCTCA ttgaaagaagaagaaggtatAATATTAATTACCGAATCAAGGAGCTTGGCACTCTTATTCCAAAGTCTAATGATCC TGATATGCGCTGGAACAAAGGCACCATTCTAAAAGCATCAGTGGACTACATCAAGTGGCTACAAAAAGAACAACAGAGAGCCCGGGAGTTAGaacacagacagaagaaattggAGCACGCTAACCGGCAGCTTAGGCTCCGGATTCAG GAACTAGAAATACAAGCACGTGCTCACGGTCTACCAATCCTGGCTTCACTCAGCACAGCTGATTTTGGTACACACATCACCAAGCAGCAGACCCATACTGAGAAGAACTCAGTAGGCTGTTGCCAACAACTGACTCCATCTCAGGGGACAAGCCCGGAGTTCTATGAGCAAGGCGTGGCTTTCTCTGATCCATTGTCTCACTTCACAGATTTATCATTTAGTGCGGCTTTGAAAGAGGAACAAAGATTGGATGGCATGCTACTAAGCGATACAATATGCCCCTTCGGGACAGACCCACTACTCTCTGCCATTTCCCCTGCAGTTTCCAAAGCGAGCAGTCAAAGCAGCCTAAGCTCAGAGGATGGCGATGAACTGTAA
- the Tfec gene encoding transcription factor EC isoform X4 has translation MLALQETPSQICWLLGKKMVLRNGIILDVYSDEQGISPVNAGLTNASCPSILHMKKEIAETDSRALAKERQKKDNHNLIERRRRYNINYRIKELGTLIPKSNDPDMRWNKGTILKASVDYIKWLQKEQQRARELEHRQKKLEHANRQLRLRIQELEIQARAHGLPILASLSTADFGTHITKQQTHTEKNSVGCCQQLTPSQGTSPEFYEQGVAFSDPLSHFTDLSFSAALKEEQRLDGMLLSDTICPFGTDPLLSAISPAVSKASSQSSLSSEDGDEL, from the exons TATTTTGGATGTATACAGTGATGAGCAGGGCATTTCTCCAGTTAATGCTGGTCTTACGAATGCCTCTTGTCCAAGTATTCTACACATGAAAAAGGAAATTGCAG AAACTGACAGTAGAGCTTTGgcgaaggagagacagaaaaaggacaACCACAATCTCA ttgaaagaagaagaaggtatAATATTAATTACCGAATCAAGGAGCTTGGCACTCTTATTCCAAAGTCTAATGATCC TGATATGCGCTGGAACAAAGGCACCATTCTAAAAGCATCAGTGGACTACATCAAGTGGCTACAAAAAGAACAACAGAGAGCCCGGGAGTTAGaacacagacagaagaaattggAGCACGCTAACCGGCAGCTTAGGCTCCGGATTCAG GAACTAGAAATACAAGCACGTGCTCACGGTCTACCAATCCTGGCTTCACTCAGCACAGCTGATTTTGGTACACACATCACCAAGCAGCAGACCCATACTGAGAAGAACTCAGTAGGCTGTTGCCAACAACTGACTCCATCTCAGGGGACAAGCCCGGAGTTCTATGAGCAAGGCGTGGCTTTCTCTGATCCATTGTCTCACTTCACAGATTTATCATTTAGTGCGGCTTTGAAAGAGGAACAAAGATTGGATGGCATGCTACTAAGCGATACAATATGCCCCTTCGGGACAGACCCACTACTCTCTGCCATTTCCCCTGCAGTTTCCAAAGCGAGCAGTCAAAGCAGCCTAAGCTCAGAGGATGGCGATGAACTGTAA